A window of Hordeum vulgare subsp. vulgare chromosome 5H, MorexV3_pseudomolecules_assembly, whole genome shotgun sequence genomic DNA:
TCTGCAAAGTGGAGAGCTGCAAATAAAATGCAATTTTTTCCATTGGCTTGACTTATTCTAAAATGGGCACATGTATTAGAAATCGACGACCGGCCAATCATGATTGGCGAGATACTTTTTTCTATGGAAGTTTCCAAGGTTAGAGAAGCCATCGAATCTTGTGCAGGCAGTATAAATACACAACGCATGGAGCCAGTCTATCTCATCGTTACAGCATACAGATACATCTTCCACTTAGTTTTGTAAGGCTTAATTAACAAGCCATGGAGTACTCGCCGAAGCTAGCGGTGCTACTGCTCTTAGCTCTTGTCTCCGCCATGGCGGTCACGGCCCAGAACTCGCCGGATGATTTCGTGGACGCCCACAACGCGGCGCGCGCTGAGGTAGGCCTCGGCAAGGTGACGTGGAACGCCACGGTGGCGGCCTACGCGCAGGATTACGCGGAGCAGCGCCGCGGCGATTGTCAGCTGATACATGGAGTGAACCGGCCGTACGGGGAGAACCTCTACGGAGGCGACGGCTTTGGGACCACGTGGACGGCGGCGAACGCCGTGTCATCATGGGTGAGTGAGAAGCAGTACTACGACCACGGCAGCAACAGCTGCTCGGCGCCGGCGGACAAGTCGTGCATGCACTACACGCAGGTGGTGTGGCGCAACTCGACGGCCATCGGCTGCGCCCGCGTCATCTGCGCCAGCGGCAACGGCGTGTTTATCATATGTAGCTACAGCCCACCGGGCAACTACCCCGGGGTGAGCCCATACTAGGCTACGTATCTTCGTCATTGATATTGTACGTAcgtggctatgcatgcatgcacttaTATAGCAGCGTACTGCATAAATAAAATAATCAAAGTGTAACCGTCCCGGAAGATGTGATCGGCTATGGATATATATTGTCGTGAATTCACATTAGTTGTGTTATATTGTTTATGTTGAGTACGGTATTTGTTTGTCGCTCTGGTACACTCAGAATAGAAACCCACTAATCAAAATGTCTTTCACTCGTTTTATCATCTCCTCTATGATGTGCATTTTCTTTTTCAGATCCGATCCGATCCGATCCAActcacatagacatattttatgtTTTTACACCAAGAAATGCATAGTACTCCAATAAAATAATAGTGTAAATCACTAACATCAATAAgtattagagcaactctagcagaccccgcatctgtCCGGCTCGCAAATTTTTTTTGGCAGTTCGCGGAAAAACGCCTTTACAGGCCGGCGCGCGCGGCCGCGGATGCAGACCCCGCATAACGGACCCGTAAAAATGCATATTCGCggaatatgcttttttacgggtcggctttgCGGGGTCTGATCTGGCGCAGCTCCTCCCGGTCCGGAAAACCTAAATTTGCACCACATCTTTGCTAGAATAGTGCATTTCTTTGCTTTTCCAACAATATTTGGATACATCATCGGATTCTTCATCTTCCATTCTTCATTGTTTTTTATTCTACTAAGGAGTGCATCGACATCTATTAACTTTCTTTCTATCAATAAATAAATGTATTCGCCTTCCCAAAACCAAAATGAGCATCCATATTCCTACACAAAAGAATAACCATGTTCGGAATGAGAATCCGCAATTGAACCAAAGAATGAGATATCACAAGTGCACGTACCCGTCGTTTTCGCATTTGAAGAACACCCATCCGGGGTGGTTCGGCGTGCCCGAAGTAAGCCGCAGCACTGTGCGTGTGCAGTCGTCGCAATGTATGAGCGGCAACGGCGAGCCACAGAGCCGCTGTGCGAGCGCCGAGCCCGGTGGAAGGCCGGACGAATCCATGCCCATAAACCGTCGGCGGCGCTGGGAGGACGAACCCGTCCCTGCATGCGCTGATGCGCCATTGCCGGGGCTGCGGGAGATGCTCCCCGACCACTCCATCGCTTGGCGCAGCCACGGCGGCCGGCAAAAGCCAAATCCGGCGGCCCTGTGATGAAGGTCCGCAGATCTGCAAATCCGGCGACCCGCGGACGAGGGGGGGGGAGGGGCAGGAGAGGCCTTGTGCGTGTGGCGACCTTTCGGCGAGCTCCTGTCGGCTACTTTCGCCGGAATCTTGGGCGAAGGAGGGAGAGGTGAGGTGGTTGGTGGGGGAAaacgcgggctgaaatgtccccaCACCAACTGCTTCCTGCTTATATGCAGGGCACCGCGGCGGCGAGGGGGGAACCCGCGAATACACGGGTTGGGTCTGAGATTTTGTCGCGTCCCGCAAAAATATTTGCGgaccggggcgggatgcgggtctgatcgggcaggtttttccaccccgacccgcattttggcggttattttccgGGCCGGGGAGGGATGCGGCGTCTGCTAGACTTGCTCTTAGAGTGTAACTCCAATAAAAATTACACAATAAAAACCAAGAGCTACAGTGCAAAAccaaaataagaatcaactaaaaCTACAGTTGGAATCCATCAAGAATTACAATGTAAAAACCTACTAAAAATATAGCATAAATCCACTAAGAAGCTACCGACGAATTATATTACAGATGCAATATGGATACATTAAAAATTAAACCAGTAAATATCATATAATTaaaagttgaaccaagaagtacaAAGTAGACTACAGAGTAATCCATATATGGTCAAACTGTAAATTGCTTGAATAGTACTTTGAATTCACATGATAGAACTCCATTTATTTTGAACATGATGGAATGATAGGAATTGAGAAGGATATGGTTCAAAATTAGTGTAGCTTTGTAGGAGAATTCCTGTAAAATAATACGGAAAAAACACTGAAAACAAACATGGAcggtacactagtagaaaaggggcctatagccccggcttggttgggccattagtcccggttcgccaaCCGAGACTAAACAACCGGGaataatgctagccccggttcggccaCGAACCAGGGCTAATGGtcctccacgtggcggggcttggagcgaggggggaggggtattagtcccggttcatattACGAATcggggctatttcttcgctgCTTTTTTAGCACTTTTTATGGTTTAGGgtcttgcactaaattggatggggctattttgctgcctcctattttttcatttatttgttttgggcactttttaattcttgttttgcactaaattggatggtacatacacaacaataaaggaacaactatattgcacatcatcgtcacgaatatattacaccatctcatccgtcatgctttgtcgaacatatttaatatagacacgagttacacatgcacatatgcatctctTTTACACTTTAACATTTCATTTGAACCTAGGCCACTAGACCAGGGTTAGCCAGCAGCGTTATAATAcatgcatttatttatttattttagccTTTCTCCTATATGATATAAAAGCAATTTTTAAATCTTAGGATGGACCGTGGTCCACCTTGACCATCCTCTACCTCCGCCACTTAAGCTGGACTTGCAAGACGGGGTTGCTTGTGGTCGAGAAGATGCACCAAGCCATTAGCTATGTATCCATGCGCCAAGCTGATTGCTCTTGGTTGATAagtaagagggtgcttggatccaagagactaaaactagtctttttaagaggctaaagttccaagcatccCTGACTAAAAAGAGACTAaagctagtcttgaggctaaaatcttttagtcaggggtacccctactaaaatgtgcattagtcctctctctcctcatttaactcctcatgcaagttctggattggagggtttggagaataataaatgctcattaacttgattttagtctctttagtacttggatccaagcatgggtgaggctagcaagttttagtctcactacttttagtcatgggactaaaacgtatccaagcaccttctAAGCATCCAGCTGCTTGTCTTCTGCTAATAAATTAATCCACCAGCACCGGTGCGGCGGCCGAAACAATCCTGTGCTTCGGTCCCACACCGGGCGAGGGCGGGCCGCGACCCTAGGCATTGTCGACTCCTGATCTACTCCCTTTTCTTCCCCGGTCGCCGCCCTGTGACGCTGCCGGGCTAAGCCCGGGGGCCGGGGGGAGATGGTTTGTGTCTCAGACCTGGTATATGGCATGGTTGGGGTCTTCGACTTTATATTTTAGGTTTAGGTGAGAGGTGTGGGGTATTCGGCTTATATTTTATGCACCTCTTCATCAATGGATAGGAGTAGTGATAGAATTTGCTAAGATGACGGCTTCAGATATATTAATGTATTGCTAAAGAATATAGATCTAGGTGTATTCATCAACCAAACTCAAATGAAAGTGTgcctacactagtagaaaacgggcctttggccgggaacatttagtcccggcctgcctctgggccgggactaaaggcccggccacgtcgccccaattctcatatcctccctcgaggctttagtcccggcccgtaaggagcctttagtcccggttcgtgtcccaaaccgggactaaaggtctaccggtgggcagcccgcatgtgcgccacctttagtcccggtttgcctctcaaaccgggactaaagtcctctgcctatatatagcacatcccccctctcccctcttcgttgcatttttcttggatggaggattgtgggtgggtgcttgctctccacttttttttatgcactagaggtgtttgttgaaatgtgtgttagagcgatgccgcttcagttcaccgaacacaactacgatatgagatgcccgagccacgcttaaacctcttcctctttatttctacttattctaaaaggttagcaactatatttccttgtttagaccgtgcggtactaatttttaggatcgtgattgtatttgatatactgtcgtataacgcagatgagccatccatggatgtacggtgatcgacgcacaaccgcttacagagaaggcgtgcattcttttcgagatgcagccgatgcgaacaagcatggtggtggctatatgttttgtccatgtgttgaatgtcggaatgagaaggattacacttcctcaagagtcattcagagccacctgcttcggtccggttttatgtcaggctataatgtttggaccaagcacggagaaagaggggttatgatggaagacgacgatgaagaagaagagaatgatgatgacaactaccgatctatgttccctgagtatgctgataccgcaatggaagacaatgaagaagaagatcaggatgaagaacgggaaccagatgagcccgctgatgatcttggccgggtcatttctgatgcacggcgaggttgcgacacagaaaaggagaggttgcagttcgagcagatgttacaggaccacaacaaattgttgtacccaacttgtgaagatggccagaagaagctgggtagcacactggaattgctgaagtggaaggcagagaccgggtgactgactcgtcattcgaaaagttgctggtactgatgaagaagatgcttccaagaaagaacgaattgcccgccagcacgtacgaagcaaagaagcttgtctgccctctaggattagacgtgcagaagatacatgcatgccctaatgactgcatcctctaccgcggtgagaagtacgagaatatggataaatgcccggtatgcactgcattgcggtataagatcagaaaagatgaccctggtgatattgagggcgagccacccaggaagagggttcctgccaaggtgatgtggtatgctcctataataccacggttgaaacgtttgttcagaaataaagatcatgcgaagttgttgcaatggcacatggaagatcgtatgaaagacgataagttgaggcacaccgctgatggtcggcagtggagaaaaatcgagagagaattcccgagatttgcagctgacgcaaggaacttatggttaggtctgagtacagatggcatgaatccttttggggagcagagttgcagtcacagcacctggcccgttactctatgtatctacaaccttcctccttggttgtgcatgaagcggaagttcattatgatgccagtacttatacaaggtccaaagcaacccggcaatgatattgatgtgtacctaaggccattagttgatgaacttttacagctctgggccgaaccaggtgtacgtgtgtgggacgagcacaaacaagaggaatttgaccttcgagctttgcttttcgtaaccatcaatgattggcctgctcttagtaacatttcaggacagtcaaacaagggatacaatgcatgcacgcactgtttggatcagacagaaagtatatatctcgacaactgtaggaagaatgtgtatccgtacaatcgtcgttttcttccgcccaagcatcccttaaagaaaaaaggcaagcatttcaaaggcaacgcagaaccccgggggaagcctgtcatccgtactggtgttgaagtatttgatatggtcaaagatttaaaagtaatctttggaaagggtcctcgcagccaacctgttcctaacggccctggtaagcgcgtacccatgtggaagaagaaatctatattttgggagctaccctactgggaagtccatgaggtccgctcggcaatcgacgtgatgcacccgacgaagaatctctgcgtgaatattctaggcttcctgggcttgtatgggaagtcaaaagatacaccggaagcacgggagaaccgggaacgtcataaaggaagatatGGCATGCATCcatggcagtttcaagggcgtgccagctacgctcttactaaggaagagaaggaaatcttctttgaagtcctgttcagtatcaaggtcccgacttgcttctcgtcgaatataaagggaatcgtaaatatgaaagacaaaaaattccaaaacctaaagtctcatgactgccacatgcttatgacgcaattgcttccggttgcattgaggggaattctaccggaaaatgttcgcctggcaattgtgaaggtatgtgcattcctcaatgcaatttctcataaggtaatcgatcgagaaagtctatcagggttacagattgatgtggtccaatgtctggtcaactTTGAGCTGTTGTTgctgccatccttcttcaatataatgacacacctcctagttcacctagtcgaagagattagaattctcgatcttgtgtttctacacaacatgttccccttcgagaggttcatgggagtcttaaagaaatatgttcgtaaccgtgctaggccagaaggaagcatctccaagggctatggaacagaggaggtcattgagttttgtgtggactttcttcctgaccttaagccgattggtgttcctgaatctcggtatgagggtaggctgacaggaaaaggcacaataggaaggaaagcaaaagtatgtatggacgggcattctttttctcaagcacactacacagttctacacaattccaccatggtggctccgtatatcgtgagacacaagaatattataTGCtctgaaaacccggggaaggctgactcttggattaaaggggaacacgagaagactttcagcagttggttgcagacacatctcatgaatgacgacaccgttgaagatgagctgtactgtttggccaggccaccatcttcgactatatgtactttccaagggtatgagataaatgggaatacatttttcacggttgcccaagataaaaagagcaccaaccaaaatagtggtgtccgctttgatgcaacagacgagaatgggcactgtttggaaacatattacgggtacatagaggagatatgggaacttgactatggacctacttttaagatccctttattttggtgcaaatgggtgaagctgacaggaggcgggatagttgtagaccaaaagtacggcatgacaacagtggatctcaacaatcttgcgtacatggacgaaccatttgtcctagccaatgatgtcgctcaggttttctatatgaaggacatgtctacattaacgagaaaaagaaatcagtaaaagaagatatcgtccgatgagccaaaacgccacatagttctttcggggaaaagaaacatcgtgggagtagatgaccagacagacatgtcagaagattataataagtttcatgaaattccgcccttcaaagtgaaaactgacccaagcatcctactgaatgatgaagattctccatggctacgacccagaagaaaacataaataatagataggaatattggtgcaataatgtaataatgtattaaaccttttatgtaatgcatgtatggaatgtactaaatttcaaacacttttcattttcatagtatccatgtaagagatgagttctcgttcgaaaccctgatacttcgagagagattgtccgttttgtacacgaagtgcatccagcttttgtcgtagccctctcaactttttaacacatgctatgtgagtgaaatgatgatagcatgccaactttcaacattttcagagttcatttgtagtgcttttcaatttcagggtcaactagctcaaaaaaaaagtaaatgcacgaaatataccaaatgaagtcagaaattgttgaaattttgtggtgtgcctttgaatggttcattttgaacacacaaaaagtatggagttcaaataagttcaaaaaaatgaaatccctttgtaagagatgagttctcgttcgaaaccctcatacttcgagagagattgtccgttttgtacacgaagtgcatccagtttttgtcgtagccctctcaactttttaacacatgctatgtgggtgaaatgatcatagcatgccaactttcaacattttcagagttcatttgtagtgcttttcaatttcagagtcaactagctcaaaaaaataagtaaatgcacgaaatatatcaaatgaagtcagaaattgttgaaattttgtggtgtgcctttgaatggtgcattttggacacacaaaaagtatggagttcaaataagttcaaaaaaatgaaatccctttgtaagagatgagttctcgttcgaaaccctcatacttcgagagagattgtccgttttgtacacgaagtgcatccagtttttgtcgtagccctctcaactttttaacacatgctatgtgggtgaaatgatgatagcataccaactttcaacattttcagagttcatttgtagtgcttttcaatttcaaggtccactagctcaaaaaaaataagtaaatgcacgaaatataccaaatgaagccagaaattgttgaaattttgtggtgtgactttgaatggtgcattttgaacacacaaaaattatggagttcaggtaagttcaaaaaaatgaaatccctttgtaagagatgagttctcgttcgaaaccctgatacttcgagagagattgtccgttttgtacacgaagtgcatctagtttttgtcgtagccctctcaactttttaacacatgctatgtgggtgaaatgatgatagcatgccaactttcaacattttcagagttcatttgtagtgcttttcaatttcagggtcaactagcttaaaaaaaaaagtaaatccacgaaatataccaaatgaagtcagaaattgttgaaattttttgatgtgcctttgaatggtgcattttgaacacacaaaaagtatggagttcaaataagttcaaaaaaatgaaatccctttgtaagagatgagttctcgttcgaaaccctcatacttcgagagagattgtccgttttgtacacgaagtgcatccagtttttgtcgtagccctctcacctttttaacacatgctatgtcggtgaaatgatgatagcatgccaactttcaacattttcagagttcatttgtagtgcttttcaatttcaaggtccactagatcaaaaataataagtaaatgcacgaaatataccaaatgaagccagaaattgttgaaattttgtggtgtgactttgaatggtgcattttgaacacacaaaaattatggagttcaagtaagttcaaaaaaatgaaatccctttgtaagagatgagttctcgttcgaaaccctcatacttcgagagagattgtccgttttgtacacgaagtgcatctagtttttgtcgtagccctctcaactttttaacacatgctatgtgggtgaaattatgatagcatgccaactttcaacattttcagagttcatttgtagtgcttttcaatttcagggtcaactagcttaaaaaaaaaagtaaatccacgaaatataccaaatgaagtcagaaattgttgaaattttgtgatgtgcctttgaatggtgcattttgaacacacaaaaagtatggagttcaaataagttcaaaaaaatgaaatccctttgtaagagatgagttctcgttcgaaactcccatacttcgagagagattctccgttctgtacacgaagtgcatccagtttttgtcgtagccctctcaactttttaacacatgctatgtgggtgaaatgatgatagcatgccaattttcaacattttcagagttcatttgtagtgcttttcaatttcagggtcaactagctcaaaaaaaataagtaaatccatgaaatataccaaatgaaatcagaaattgttgaaattttgtgatgtgcctatgaatggtgcattttgaacacacaaaaagtatggagttcaaataagttcaaaaaatcattgcagaacatatgaccaaattaatacaagttcatcatcacattaaagccaaagaacaatagtgatcaaatgttattaatgcaaaaaataaatacataaagttctctcataaaacaacatacaactatgtaaaacatttaaatgcaacaacaaacgcgatcaaaatcgcaactaagataacaattgacccaacagcataatgataccaagcctctttatcaatggcatattttctaatattcctaatcttcaagcgcatttcatccatcttcaagcgcattgcatccatcttcaaccgcatcgcatcgatcttcatcttgcgatcatcgatgacatcggcgacatgcaactcgagttccatattcttatcctcaattattttcaattttttcttcaaatatttgtttttttttcaaccaaatttaacttctcgacaagaatttttatgtgggttggaatttccggttcacatacctcctagattaaaaaaatatatgtcacattggtcgtcatagttgtcataaacactaaataaaacaaatagttataaaagataatatataccacatccgaatcatagacaggacgagggccgacggaggcggataccaaaaccatcgcactatataataacaaaaaaataatgaaagtgagtaatttatacaagtatgtatctaaatcatacaagtaagatttttttgattttaaaaagaagataagaacaagaggctcaccacgatggtgctcgcagttggtgtgcacggccaaacctagac
This region includes:
- the LOC123398861 gene encoding pathogenesis-related protein 1-like encodes the protein MEYSPKLAVLLLLALVSAMAVTAQNSPDDFVDAHNAARAEVGLGKVTWNATVAAYAQDYAEQRRGDCQLIHGVNRPYGENLYGGDGFGTTWTAANAVSSWVSEKQYYDHGSNSCSAPADKSCMHYTQVVWRNSTAIGCARVICASGNGVFIICSYSPPGNYPGVSPY